Part of the Candidatus Neomarinimicrobiota bacterium genome is shown below.
TTCTTGGTCCCAAGGAGACGTCTTTGACGTACTCAGCATATCCAAACGATAGAGTAACAAGCTGAATAGGAACAGCGCCCCCTGTAAACAAGGCTACAAGTATCAGGAAGGCCCTTTTCTTGTTCAATTTTTCTTCTATTTGTAAGACCCTATTGTTGAACTGCTAAACTGATTTTGTGGACAACCTCTTCCAGCTCTTCGCCAATGCTTTCTAAACCTTGATATTGAGAGAACAGATGGGTTGGTTTGATGTACTTTATGATCACTTTCTTATCGGGTCTTTCCATGATCGCTAGTTTGAGGGGAGGTTCGATTGATCCCAACGGATTGGTCTCGATGATCCGTTTCATATATCTCGGATGGAAAAACAGCAATTGTTTCATTCCTCCAACCTTCTTATCCACCATTTTCAACATTTTCTGCGCATCTATTTCCTTGATTAGCATCAGGTTTTCTTCCTCTATAGCTGCTGCTAATATCTCAACCGTGTCGTTGAAATCATACGCTGAAGCCCGTATCACTTGAGATTCCGGTAATTTCATGGATCTGGCTGCCGTCTGATCTTGTGCGGCGGCAGCTTGCCAGAATACCAGAAGGAAAACACTGACATAATAAGCATTCCAGTTTCTAGTTAGATGCATAATACCCTCCTCATTTGTGAATCGATTAAAGGCATCTCTGATTTGAGAATAGCGAAGCCCAACAGGCTGAGTGCCAGGATAGATGCATAGAGTCTGATAGGCTCGAGAAAAGAAAACGCCTCAAAGACAGTTGAACCCGCTATTAACCTGAGAGCTGGCCCTGTGCAACACAGGGACGCCACACCTGCAGTAACCATACTCGTCACTAAAGTTTTATTCATTGCGAGGCGAACCTCTTAACTTATTGAATAATTGAACAAGTAATTGAATACTATTACAAAACATATTTAAGAAAGTTCCCAGTTGATCATCCCCCTTGGGAAATGGGGTCAAGTTTGCTGGCGACTGGTGACTGGATACCGGTTGATTGGTTGATTGGTTCACTGGTGACTGGATCCTTGATATTTGCCTGCCCCGTAGGGAAGAATGACCGTACGGGGGCTCTTGGTTCTTGGCTCTTGGACCTTGACTGCTGACTGCCAACTGGTGACTGGTTGCTGAATCCTTGACACTTGATCCCTGACACTTGATCCTTGCTACTTGCTTCTGGATCCTTGACACTTGATACTTGTTCCTTGCTGCGGGTTTACAGGTAATCCTTCAGAACTTCATAGAGCTTGTCCGCGATTTTTTCTACGGAACCGTCAACCTTCTCCTTTCGCCTGGCTGGAATCTTGGCTGTCTCAAGGCGGTTCACACGGGTGGGGGAACCGGCCAGTCCGAGTCGGTGTTCCTCTACCCCCAGGTCGTCAGCATTCCAGACGGTCATCACGCCATCTTCCCCAACCAACTTCTTGCGTTCAAAATCGGGGAACCGTACCAGGTTGCATCCGAGCTCTACTGATACCACGGTTGGGAAAGGAACAGCCAACCACTCGTGCCCGCCCCTTCTAGCCCGCTTCCCCTTCAGGCGGCCATCCTTCATCAATTCAAGCTCTGTCACGTAAGTCAGCAGTGAGTAATCGAGCCATTCGGCAATCCCGGGAGGAACTTGCCCCGTGGCGGAGTCGGCGCTCTCCTCGCCGCAAAGCACCATATCAACCTCCCCGATCTTCTTTATCCCGCTAGCAAGCGTAAGAGAGGTGGGAAGAGTATCTGCCCCTGCAAAGGTGCGATCCGATAATAGGATAGCCTGGTCGGCGCCCATGGCTATTCCAAGCTGCAAGAACTCTGTGAAAAAAGGGGGCCCCATGGAGAGCAGGATCACTTCCCCTCCATATCTTTCCCGGAAGGAGAGAGCCATCTCGATAGCGTTCTTATCAGGCTTATTAATCTCGTTTCGGGCTTGAGCCCGGTCCAGGGT
Proteins encoded:
- a CDS encoding electron transfer flavoprotein subunit beta/FixA family protein is translated as MKLKIVVSMKVVPKPEEVRVNEKDMTLDRAQARNEINKPDKNAIEMALSFRERYGGEVILLSMGPPFFTEFLQLGIAMGADQAILLSDRTFAGADTLPTSLTLASGIKKIGEVDMVLCGEESADSATGQVPPGIAEWLDYSLLTYVTELELMKDGRLKGKRARRGGHEWLAVPFPTVVSVELGCNLVRFPDFERKKLVGEDGVMTVWNADDLGVEEHRLGLAGSPTRVNRLETAKIPARRKEKVDGSVEKIADKLYEVLKDYL
- a CDS encoding DUF302 domain-containing protein, with product MHLTRNWNAYYVSVFLLVFWQAAAAQDQTAARSMKLPESQVIRASAYDFNDTVEILAAAIEEENLMLIKEIDAQKMLKMVDKKVGGMKQLLFFHPRYMKRIIETNPLGSIEPPLKLAIMERPDKKVIIKYIKPTHLFSQYQGLESIGEELEEVVHKISLAVQQ